Proteins from one Natrinema salinisoli genomic window:
- a CDS encoding 2,5-diamino-6-(ribosylamino)-4(3H)-pyrimidinone 5'-phosphate reductase, whose amino-acid sequence MHVVVNAAMSGDGKLSSHRREQIAISGEADFARVDRLRAASDAVVVGVGTVLADDPHLTVKDDDLQDQRRADGRSANPARVVVDSSGRTPTDAAILDDAATTYVCLSEAAPVDRRMALADHAELVTAGDDRVDLLRAFAALQDAGLERLMVEGGGELIFSLFEAGLVDELRVFVGPKIIGGRDAPTLADGEGFLADFPRLELEDVDRLDDGVLLTWAVDER is encoded by the coding sequence ATGCACGTCGTCGTCAACGCCGCGATGAGCGGGGACGGGAAGCTCTCGTCGCACCGCCGCGAACAGATCGCGATCAGCGGCGAAGCGGACTTCGCGCGCGTCGATCGACTTCGGGCGGCCAGCGACGCCGTCGTGGTCGGCGTCGGAACCGTCCTCGCGGACGATCCGCATCTGACGGTCAAGGACGACGATCTGCAGGACCAGCGTCGTGCGGACGGCCGGTCCGCGAACCCCGCACGGGTCGTCGTCGACTCGAGCGGGCGGACGCCGACGGACGCGGCGATCCTCGACGACGCGGCGACGACCTACGTCTGTCTGAGCGAGGCCGCGCCCGTCGACCGACGGATGGCGCTCGCCGATCACGCCGAGTTGGTTACCGCGGGCGACGACAGGGTCGACCTCCTGCGCGCGTTCGCGGCGCTGCAGGACGCGGGCCTCGAGCGACTCATGGTCGAGGGCGGAGGCGAACTCATCTTCTCGCTGTTCGAGGCCGGACTGGTCGACGAGCTACGGGTCTTCGTCGGTCCGAAAATCATCGGCGGTCGTGACGCCCCGACGCTCGCCGACGGCGAGGGGTTCCTCGCGGATTTTCCGCGGCTCGAACTCGAGGACGTCGACCGCCTCGACGACGGCGTCTTGCTCACGTGGGCCGTCGACGAGCGGTAG
- a CDS encoding DUF4177 domain-containing protein codes for MHQQWEYKTLEPPKGLTKRETVDPTDELNRLGAEGWELAETISYDGGGTKLLLFKRPVTHE; via the coding sequence ATGCACCAGCAATGGGAATACAAGACGCTCGAACCGCCAAAGGGGTTGACCAAGCGAGAGACGGTCGATCCAACGGACGAACTCAACCGCCTCGGTGCGGAGGGCTGGGAACTCGCAGAGACGATCAGCTACGACGGTGGCGGCACGAAACTACTGCTGTTCAAGCGCCCAGTCACTCATGAGTGA
- a CDS encoding phosphate uptake regulator PhoU, with protein sequence METRKVQVTGGSTFTVSLPKTWAIDNDVSSGTTVEFYPDGDELLLTPERESRRQEGTLDVSGLEDEELMRAVMTMYVSGFDVISLEAGRITTEQRSAIRDATQRLVGVEVLEETGDSVVIQDLLDSSELSIVNAVTRMRLIARSMLEDAVTALIENDDAIAHDVVERDDDVDRLWLVVSRIFRATLRSPRAVEELGVSREDCFDYHSSARQLERIADHAVKISNIALKLDELPADVADALHGLHGEAATVFEGSMDALLAEDPEEATRLGHDAIEAVLEIDEHTRRIDDMLRDLEPAQAQSLGLIVDSLSRSADYGGNIAETALQKAAPRP encoded by the coding sequence ATGGAGACGCGAAAAGTGCAGGTCACTGGTGGGTCCACGTTCACCGTCTCGTTGCCGAAGACCTGGGCGATCGACAACGACGTCAGCAGCGGCACCACGGTCGAATTCTATCCCGACGGGGACGAACTCCTTCTGACGCCCGAGCGCGAAAGCCGACGTCAGGAAGGGACCCTGGACGTCTCCGGACTCGAGGATGAGGAACTGATGCGGGCGGTCATGACGATGTACGTCAGCGGCTTCGACGTCATTTCGCTCGAGGCGGGCCGCATCACGACCGAGCAGCGGAGCGCGATCCGGGACGCCACCCAGCGACTCGTCGGCGTCGAAGTGCTCGAGGAGACGGGCGACAGCGTCGTCATTCAGGACCTGCTGGACTCCTCGGAGCTGTCGATCGTCAACGCGGTCACGCGGATGCGCCTGATCGCCCGATCGATGCTCGAGGACGCGGTCACCGCGCTGATCGAGAACGACGACGCGATCGCTCACGACGTGGTCGAGCGCGACGACGACGTCGACCGGCTCTGGCTGGTCGTCTCGCGCATCTTCCGCGCAACGCTGCGGTCGCCTCGCGCGGTCGAGGAGCTCGGCGTCTCCCGCGAGGACTGCTTCGACTACCACTCCAGCGCCCGACAGCTCGAGCGGATCGCCGACCACGCCGTCAAGATCAGTAACATCGCCCTCAAACTGGACGAATTGCCAGCTGACGTCGCCGACGCCCTCCACGGGCTCCACGGCGAGGCCGCGACGGTCTTCGAGGGGTCGATGGACGCCCTGCTCGCCGAGGACCCCGAGGAGGCGACCCGGCTCGGTCACGACGCGATCGAAGCCGTCCTCGAGATCGACGAACACACCAGACGGATAGACGACATGCTCCGCGACCTCGAGCCCGCGCAGGCGCAGTCGCTGGGGCTGATCGTCGACTCGCTGTCCAGAAGCGCCGACTACGGCGGGAACATCGCCGAAACGGCATTACAGAAGGCGGCACCGCGTCCCTGA
- a CDS encoding aldo/keto reductase: MEYTRLGGRGLEVSRLCLGCMNFGTGQPWMVHDREQSREVIDRALDLGINFFDTANVYSRGESEEILGDALADADRDRSELVVATKVFGPMHEGPNGGGLSRKHVLDQAEASLDRLGTDYIDLYQIHRWDDDTPIEETLSALDALVDAGKVRYVGASTMPAWKFMKALSKADVDNYERFVSMQCEYNLVDRHEEANVLPLCADQEIGVIPWSPLAGGFLTGKYERDGDRDSGRAATDEFMEKRFTEENWTVLERVREIADAHDATPTQVALAWLLHKETVDAPIVGPRTIEHLEDHVGALEVDLSDGELERLEEPITPVWNPDIGDV, translated from the coding sequence ATGGAGTACACGCGACTCGGTGGGAGGGGACTCGAGGTCTCCCGTCTCTGTCTCGGCTGTATGAACTTCGGAACCGGCCAGCCCTGGATGGTCCACGACCGCGAGCAGTCCCGCGAAGTGATCGACCGCGCGCTCGATCTCGGGATCAACTTCTTCGACACGGCGAACGTCTATTCACGAGGCGAAAGCGAGGAGATCCTCGGCGACGCCCTCGCCGACGCCGACCGCGACCGATCTGAACTCGTCGTCGCGACGAAGGTCTTCGGCCCGATGCACGAGGGGCCGAACGGAGGGGGACTCTCTCGCAAGCACGTCCTCGATCAGGCCGAGGCGAGCCTCGACCGCCTCGGGACCGACTACATCGACCTCTACCAGATCCACCGCTGGGACGACGACACCCCGATCGAGGAGACACTCTCGGCGCTCGACGCCCTCGTCGACGCGGGCAAAGTCCGCTACGTCGGTGCGAGCACGATGCCGGCCTGGAAGTTCATGAAAGCGCTCTCGAAAGCCGACGTCGACAACTACGAGCGCTTCGTCTCGATGCAGTGCGAGTACAACCTCGTCGACCGACACGAGGAGGCGAACGTGTTGCCCCTCTGTGCCGATCAGGAGATCGGCGTCATCCCCTGGTCGCCGCTGGCCGGCGGCTTCCTCACCGGGAAGTACGAACGGGACGGAGACCGCGACTCCGGCCGGGCCGCGACGGACGAGTTCATGGAGAAACGGTTCACCGAGGAGAACTGGACCGTCCTCGAGCGAGTCCGCGAGATCGCCGACGCCCACGACGCCACGCCGACGCAGGTGGCACTCGCCTGGTTGCTCCACAAGGAGACCGTCGACGCACCGATCGTGGGTCCGCGAACGATCGAGCACCTCGAGGACCACGTCGGCGCACTCGAGGTCGACCTCAGCGACGGCGAACTCGAGCGGTTAGAAGAGCCGATCACGCCGGTCTGGAACCCCGATATCGGCGACGTGTAG
- a CDS encoding 30S ribosomal protein S8e, with protein sequence MQDQGRSTRKRTGGRLKNVRNRRKDELGRSPTETEVGEPRFRTIDVRGNGTKTRALATDVASVNKGDETVSAEIEDVVENDANPNYIRRNIITKGAVIDTSEGQARVTSRPGQTGQVNAVLID encoded by the coding sequence ATGCAAGATCAGGGACGCTCTACGCGCAAGCGAACCGGTGGCCGACTGAAGAACGTTCGAAACCGCCGCAAGGACGAACTCGGTCGATCGCCGACGGAGACGGAGGTCGGCGAACCGCGATTCCGGACCATCGACGTCCGCGGAAACGGCACGAAGACGCGAGCGCTGGCGACGGACGTCGCGAGCGTCAACAAGGGCGACGAAACGGTGTCCGCGGAGATCGAAGACGTCGTCGAGAACGACGCCAACCCGAACTACATTCGCCGGAACATCATCACGAAGGGTGCCGTCATCGACACGAGCGAGGGCCAGGCCCGCGTCACCTCCCGACCCGGCCAGACCGGTCAGGTCAACGCCGTTCTCATCGACTAA
- a CDS encoding PQQ-binding-like beta-propeller repeat protein, translating into MTERTADPRAVEFDRDAETAGGTRVTRRQLLCTAGAAGTIGLAGCAGRQYRSPPDCSPVAAAAESAGEYTPLPADDGISMFRRGLRRYGYYPEETVPAAVRVDWSVPTNEIGHTAAKSTPRPTPDGETILVASDTGRIDAYTPTGEQRWGIETGASRSLGFHGTPAIVDETAYIGGYDGDCYAIDVDTGDVRWRTGAREFGGAIAIGSSPAYVDGNLYLLAEYKNPDSGALWELDAETGTPTWSDDRLWGMPHPSPAIDCETGRLVTGSNDGVVYCWEFPSLEFAWSFQAGGEGGPDGKSKADGRFNLGAQIKGTIPTYDGAAFVGSWDGRFYRLDLADGTEEWSFETGRVIMSNPAIDPEEGVVYVGSDDHFVYALDAETGDELWSTNVNGRVIGSITATAESILVGSYDGHLYALDRATGERRWRVQNRGHVTSGAIPRGDRIYYAERGVFSNYYDDEEETVLEETGHAYCLVPDD; encoded by the coding sequence GTGACCGAGCGAACCGCCGATCCTCGGGCCGTCGAGTTCGATCGCGACGCCGAGACAGCCGGCGGTACTCGAGTCACCAGACGACAGCTGCTCTGTACCGCGGGGGCCGCGGGAACGATCGGGCTGGCCGGCTGTGCCGGGCGACAGTACCGGTCACCACCGGACTGTTCGCCCGTCGCGGCCGCCGCGGAATCCGCAGGGGAGTACACGCCGCTCCCGGCGGACGACGGAATCTCCATGTTTCGTCGCGGACTGCGCCGGTACGGCTACTACCCCGAGGAGACCGTTCCCGCCGCCGTTCGCGTCGACTGGTCGGTCCCGACCAACGAGATCGGCCATACTGCCGCCAAGTCGACGCCCCGACCGACGCCGGACGGCGAGACGATCCTGGTCGCGAGCGACACCGGGCGGATAGACGCGTATACGCCGACCGGCGAGCAGCGCTGGGGTATCGAGACGGGAGCCTCGCGGAGCCTCGGCTTTCACGGAACGCCGGCGATCGTCGACGAAACCGCCTACATCGGCGGCTACGACGGCGATTGCTACGCGATCGACGTCGACACCGGTGACGTCCGCTGGCGAACGGGAGCCCGCGAGTTCGGCGGCGCGATCGCGATCGGCTCGAGCCCCGCCTACGTCGACGGCAACCTGTACCTCCTCGCGGAGTACAAGAACCCGGACAGCGGTGCGCTCTGGGAGCTCGACGCCGAAACGGGGACGCCGACCTGGAGCGACGACCGCCTCTGGGGGATGCCCCATCCCTCGCCCGCGATCGACTGCGAGACCGGGCGGCTCGTCACCGGTTCGAACGACGGCGTGGTCTACTGCTGGGAGTTCCCCTCCCTCGAGTTCGCGTGGTCGTTCCAGGCCGGCGGCGAGGGCGGACCCGACGGCAAGTCGAAGGCGGATGGCCGATTCAATCTCGGTGCGCAGATCAAGGGCACGATCCCGACCTACGACGGGGCGGCGTTCGTCGGCTCCTGGGACGGCCGATTCTACCGGCTCGACCTCGCGGACGGCACCGAGGAGTGGTCGTTCGAGACCGGTCGGGTCATCATGTCGAACCCGGCGATCGATCCCGAGGAGGGAGTCGTCTACGTGGGGAGCGACGACCACTTCGTCTACGCACTCGACGCCGAAACGGGCGACGAACTGTGGTCGACGAACGTCAACGGTCGCGTCATCGGCTCGATCACGGCGACCGCCGAATCGATCCTCGTCGGCTCCTACGACGGGCACCTGTACGCCCTCGACAGGGCGACCGGCGAGCGACGCTGGCGGGTCCAAAACCGCGGGCACGTGACCAGCGGCGCGATCCCGCGAGGCGACCGGATCTACTACGCCGAACGAGGCGTCTTCTCGAACTACTACGACGACGAGGAAGAGACGGTGCTCGAGGAAACCGGTCACGCCTACTGTCTGGTGCCTGACGACTGA
- a CDS encoding NADP-dependent malic enzyme, protein MGLDEDALEYHRTDPPGKIEISTTKPTNTQRDLSLAYSPGVAAPCLEIDENETEAYSYTAKGNLVGVVSNGSAVLGLGDIGAQASKPVMEGKGVLFKRFADIDVFDIELDEEDPDKLVEAVKMMEPTFGGVNLEDIKAPECFTVEERLREEIDIPVFHDDQHGTAIISGAALINAANVAGKSLEELEIAFSGAGASAIATARFYVSLGCKKENITMCDSSGIITEERAEAEDVNEYKQQFARDVPEGGLADAMEGADVFVGLSIGGIVSQEMIQSMAEDPIVFAMANPDPEIGYEEAKEARDDTVIMATGRSDYPNQVNNVLGFPFIFRGALDVRATEINEDMKVACAEALAELARQDVPDAVVKAYGDEPIQYGPDYIIPKPVDPRVLFRVAPAIAEAAMESGAARTEIDLEAYEEELEARLGKSREMMRVVLNKAKSDPKTVALAEGENEKMIRAAYQIQEQGIALPILIGDEDEIRGTAANLGLDFDPTVADPSVGDYEEYAERLHELRARKGITRSEASELVERDSNYFGSVMVEQGDADALLTGLSHHYPSALRPPLQVIGTDDDVDYAAGVYMLTFKNRVIFVADATVNQAPDEEVLAEVTRQTGKLARRFNIEPRAALLSYSNFGSVDNEGTRKPRKAASMLQDDPEVDFPVDGEMQADTAVVEDILQGTYGFSDLEEPANVLVFPNLESGNIGYKLLQRLGGADAIGPMLVGMDEPVHVLQRGDEVKDIVNLAGVAVVDAQQE, encoded by the coding sequence ATGGGATTAGACGAGGACGCACTGGAGTATCACCGAACCGATCCACCGGGGAAAATAGAGATATCGACCACGAAACCGACGAATACGCAGCGTGACCTCTCGCTCGCGTACTCGCCGGGCGTCGCCGCGCCGTGTCTCGAGATCGACGAGAACGAAACCGAGGCCTACAGCTACACGGCGAAGGGGAACCTCGTCGGCGTCGTCTCGAACGGCTCGGCCGTGCTCGGCCTCGGCGACATCGGCGCGCAGGCGTCGAAACCCGTCATGGAGGGGAAAGGCGTTCTGTTCAAGCGCTTCGCCGACATCGACGTCTTCGACATCGAGCTCGACGAGGAGGACCCCGACAAGCTCGTCGAGGCGGTCAAGATGATGGAGCCGACCTTCGGCGGGGTCAACCTCGAGGACATCAAAGCCCCCGAGTGTTTCACCGTCGAGGAACGGCTCCGAGAGGAGATCGACATTCCGGTCTTCCACGACGACCAGCACGGGACCGCCATCATCTCCGGTGCCGCGCTCATCAACGCCGCAAACGTCGCGGGGAAATCGCTCGAGGAACTCGAGATCGCGTTCTCGGGAGCGGGCGCGAGCGCCATCGCGACGGCGCGGTTCTACGTCTCGCTGGGCTGCAAGAAGGAGAACATCACGATGTGTGACTCCTCGGGAATCATCACCGAGGAACGCGCCGAGGCCGAAGACGTCAACGAGTACAAACAGCAGTTCGCACGCGACGTCCCCGAGGGCGGGCTCGCGGACGCGATGGAGGGCGCCGACGTCTTCGTCGGGCTCTCGATCGGCGGGATCGTCTCCCAGGAGATGATTCAGTCCATGGCCGAGGATCCGATCGTCTTCGCGATGGCCAACCCCGATCCGGAGATCGGCTACGAGGAGGCCAAGGAAGCGCGTGACGATACCGTCATCATGGCGACCGGTCGCTCGGACTACCCCAATCAGGTCAACAACGTCCTCGGGTTCCCCTTCATCTTCCGCGGCGCGCTCGACGTGCGCGCCACCGAGATCAACGAGGACATGAAGGTCGCCTGCGCCGAGGCGCTGGCCGAACTCGCCCGTCAGGACGTCCCAGACGCGGTCGTCAAGGCGTACGGCGACGAGCCGATTCAGTACGGCCCCGACTACATCATTCCGAAGCCCGTCGACCCGCGCGTGCTCTTCCGCGTCGCGCCGGCGATCGCCGAGGCCGCGATGGAGTCCGGTGCCGCTCGCACCGAGATCGACCTCGAAGCGTACGAGGAGGAACTCGAGGCCCGGCTGGGCAAGTCCCGCGAGATGATGCGCGTCGTCCTCAACAAGGCCAAAAGCGACCCCAAGACAGTCGCGCTGGCGGAGGGCGAGAACGAGAAGATGATCCGGGCCGCCTATCAGATTCAGGAGCAGGGGATCGCCCTGCCGATCCTGATCGGCGACGAGGACGAGATCAGGGGGACGGCGGCGAACCTCGGACTCGACTTCGATCCGACCGTCGCCGATCCCTCCGTCGGCGACTACGAGGAGTACGCCGAGCGACTCCACGAGCTCCGCGCCCGCAAGGGGATCACGCGCAGCGAGGCCAGCGAGCTCGTCGAGCGCGACTCGAACTACTTCGGCAGCGTGATGGTCGAACAGGGCGACGCCGACGCCTTGCTGACCGGGCTCTCTCACCACTATCCGTCCGCACTCCGACCACCGCTGCAGGTGATCGGTACCGACGACGACGTCGACTACGCCGCGGGCGTCTACATGCTGACGTTCAAGAACCGCGTGATCTTCGTGGCCGACGCGACGGTCAACCAGGCCCCCGACGAGGAGGTCCTCGCCGAGGTCACCAGACAGACGGGCAAGCTCGCACGCCGGTTCAACATCGAACCGCGCGCCGCCTTGCTTTCCTACTCGAACTTCGGCAGCGTCGACAACGAGGGAACGCGGAAACCGCGCAAGGCGGCCTCGATGCTCCAGGACGATCCCGAAGTCGACTTCCCCGTCGACGGCGAGATGCAGGCCGACACCGCCGTCGTCGAAGACATCCTGCAGGGAACGTACGGCTTCTCCGACCTCGAGGAACCCGCCAACGTGCTGGTCTTCCCGAACCTCGAGTCGGGCAACATCGGCTACAAGCTGCTCCAGCGACTGGGCGGCGCGGACGCCATCGGCCCGATGCTGGTCGGGATGGACGAGCCGGTCCACGTCCTCCAGCGGGGCGACGAGGTCAAGGACATCGTGAACCTGGCTGGCGTGGCGGTCGTCGACGCGCAGCAGGAGTGA
- a CDS encoding phosphopantetheine adenylyltransferase, with the protein MDVALGGTFDPVHDGHRRLFERAFELGDVTVGLTSDELAPKTRDVDRRVRSYAERKAALESELESIAADYDREFEVRMLESPTGIATEPQYDYLVVSPETRDGGERINEIRGENGHDPLEVVVVPHVRADDGEIISSTRIVMGEIDEHGTVLDGE; encoded by the coding sequence ATGGACGTCGCGCTTGGTGGGACCTTCGACCCCGTTCACGACGGTCACCGACGGCTGTTCGAACGGGCGTTCGAACTCGGAGACGTGACGGTCGGCTTGACCAGCGACGAACTCGCGCCGAAAACGCGAGACGTCGACCGACGGGTTCGGTCGTACGCCGAACGGAAGGCAGCACTCGAGTCCGAGCTGGAATCGATCGCGGCCGACTACGACCGCGAGTTCGAGGTTCGGATGCTCGAATCACCGACGGGGATCGCGACAGAACCGCAGTACGACTATCTCGTCGTCTCCCCCGAAACGCGCGACGGCGGCGAGCGAATCAACGAGATCCGTGGCGAGAACGGTCACGATCCGCTCGAGGTCGTGGTCGTGCCCCACGTCCGCGCGGACGACGGCGAGATAATCTCGAGTACGCGGATCGTCATGGGCGAGATCGACGAGCACGGAACCGTTCTGGACGGCGAGTGA
- a CDS encoding transcription initiation factor IIB family protein — protein MHSARDRVEYEPWLETLESVADRLELCAEARSCAMDLFLADVPDSDRSKQAVLAASIYAGSLVAGDGRTQGAVADAADVSRLSIQSRWKELLEAAGLEPPRW, from the coding sequence ATGCACAGCGCCCGGGATCGAGTCGAGTACGAACCGTGGCTCGAGACCCTCGAGAGCGTGGCCGATCGGCTGGAACTCTGCGCCGAGGCGCGGTCGTGTGCGATGGACCTCTTTCTCGCAGACGTTCCCGATTCCGATCGATCGAAACAGGCGGTTCTGGCGGCGAGCATCTACGCCGGCTCGCTCGTCGCCGGTGACGGCCGCACGCAGGGCGCGGTCGCCGACGCCGCGGACGTCTCTCGGCTCTCGATCCAGTCCCGGTGGAAGGAGTTACTTGAGGCGGCGGGGCTCGAGCCGCCGCGCTGGTAA
- a CDS encoding tyrosine-type recombinase/integrase, protein MTARQNERCDIQIESGRSIKIVPEPNEEQLNEKQLVDYREHRWGFIEWLREKGKTPEKREGYSDYTTYETTYKTARFDRWVWGEEDRYTVPPTPDRATEYIDDVVAYRDVTNATKGKTEEALMRYYRWAETTSHTPPWDREQRFRSGGNDAPRDYLTRRERRLVRETALDTGDGWRVASLVLTSLDTGLRPVEVARARPAWVDVQNMLMQIPKEESSKNTENWRVSLTSRTATALEHWLTERETIDKYGDRDELWLTREATPYGSRSLARLLRRLCDDAGIDTGGRSMTWYAIRHSLGTYMTAERDLKAAKDQLRHKSAKTTMKYDQVPAEDRRDALDNM, encoded by the coding sequence ATGACCGCGAGACAAAACGAACGCTGCGACATTCAAATCGAGAGCGGTCGCAGCATCAAAATCGTACCTGAACCGAACGAAGAACAGTTGAACGAAAAGCAACTCGTCGATTACCGCGAGCACCGATGGGGATTCATCGAGTGGCTTCGGGAGAAGGGGAAGACTCCGGAGAAGCGCGAAGGCTACAGCGATTACACAACTTACGAGACGACGTACAAGACCGCGCGGTTCGACCGGTGGGTATGGGGTGAAGAGGACCGATACACGGTCCCGCCAACACCTGACCGCGCGACCGAGTACATAGACGACGTCGTCGCATACCGTGACGTCACGAACGCAACGAAAGGCAAAACGGAGGAAGCCTTGATGCGGTACTACCGCTGGGCAGAGACGACGTCTCACACGCCCCCATGGGACCGAGAGCAACGATTCCGGTCCGGAGGGAACGATGCCCCGAGGGACTACCTAACCCGCCGTGAGCGACGCCTGGTGCGCGAGACAGCGTTAGACACCGGTGACGGGTGGCGCGTCGCATCTCTTGTGCTCACGTCACTCGATACCGGTCTCCGCCCGGTCGAAGTCGCGCGAGCCCGCCCGGCGTGGGTCGATGTGCAGAACATGCTGATGCAAATCCCGAAAGAAGAGTCCAGCAAGAACACGGAGAACTGGCGAGTCTCACTGACATCCAGGACCGCGACCGCGCTCGAACACTGGTTAACTGAGCGCGAGACCATCGACAAATACGGCGATCGTGACGAACTGTGGTTGACGAGGGAAGCGACGCCGTACGGGTCACGGTCACTCGCACGGTTACTGCGGCGACTGTGCGACGACGCAGGCATCGACACCGGCGGCAGGTCAATGACGTGGTACGCAATCCGTCACAGCTTAGGGACGTACATGACCGCAGAGCGAGATCTCAAAGCGGCGAAGGACCAGCTCCGTCACAAGTCGGCGAAAACGACGATGAAGTACGACCAGGTACCTGCCGAGGACCGCCGCGACGCGCTAGACAACATGTAG